The region GCATTGTCTTGAAGCATTTGCAATAACCGGACTTACAGAATGCCACGATGTTTTATGTGTTGCCATAACAACAAGTCTATTACATTTAGAGTGCACTACTGTTTGATGAGATTCTAGACCATTTGGCCAAAGTTCTAAATGTCCGCCATTTTCATCTTTCCAATTTGGAGACACATAATATAATATATTTAGAACACGCCATCTGTTGCGGTCTTTATCATGAGAATTATCTAAATGCGGATTTAAAAACTGCCCTTTTTTCATGGCTGAAAGTCCTCCTGCATATAGGTTTTCATCTGGGTATAAATCGTTAATTCCGCATATATCACTAATAAGTTTCACTATAGATGGATCTTGAAACGCATAAATAGCATCTTCTAAAATAGGATGATATTTATCCATTTGAGCAGCTACATGTTTATTTTCCCTTAAGCTCTTCTTTAGTACCATTTCTTCATGA is a window of Formosa sediminum DNA encoding:
- a CDS encoding 2OG-Fe(II) oxygenase, with translation MNKETIDKTNLSRYILTRLRAEQSSLKHQYEASKEGIGFFYLDDVLPDYMVEALHSHFPSHEEMVLKKSLRENKHVAAQMDKYHPILEDAIYAFQDPSIVKLISDICGINDLYPDENLYAGGLSAMKKGQFLNPHLDNSHDKDRNRWRVLNILYYVSPNWKDENGGHLELWPNGLESHQTVVHSKCNRLVVMATHKTSWHSVSPVIANASRQCISNYYFSNSPLQHTDTFHVTTFRGRPEQLITNQVLKLDSFLRMNIRKIFKKGIVENPHVYKKDNNTNS